One Dermacentor andersoni chromosome 6, qqDerAnde1_hic_scaffold, whole genome shotgun sequence genomic window carries:
- the LOC126521218 gene encoding popeye domain-containing protein 3-like, translating to MDLLLMSSSHPKTAMIANASAQAYTIRNISIPGLFGDTTCDVWKQPQHVLFQLANTCFCVSYLAPNGRYGILFLHALLILGFLLNSTWAWNVICAPDMFSWSFSFMILNMVQTMFLLYTMRQVKFPRELEDIYVLMFQPLQVPRLLFKKLVSLEYAQICNLHAGEAYAMQNLTKTDRLGLLIAGKVSVLTDHHFLHYIHPREFLDSPEFESTRPGVDDKFKVSILAVTPCRYLFWQRSNLEYLLIKEPQLATVVSLLIARDITSKLYAMNEKIVTEKGSHLDIRLPSVTGSMTYRGQLSSPSQGNSITCSPVNAYKYNEVYTSQQTLVRETKKRLRRSRKWQASSE from the exons ATGGATTTACTGCTCATGAG TTCGTCCCATCCAAAGACAGCCATGATAGCCAATGCAAGCGCCCAGGCGTACACTATACGCAACATTTCCATTCCGGGCCTTTTTGGAGACACAACGTGTGATGTTTGGAAACAACCACAGCATGTGCTATTTCAACTGGCCAACACCTGCTTCTGCGTATCCTATTTAGCACCCAATGGTCGTTATGGGATACTCTTTTTACACGCCCTTCTTATTCTAG GTTTTCTGCTTAATTCCACATGGGCATGGAATGTGATATGTGCTCCAGACATGTTCTCCTGGAGCTTCAGTTTCATGATACTCAACATGGTGCAAACCATGTTCCTTCTCTACACCATGAGGCAAGTCAAGTTTCCACGGGAATTGGAAGATATATATGTCCTGATGTTCCAGCCTTTGCAA GTACCACGACTGCTGTTCAAGAAATTGGTGAGCCTGGAGTATGCCCAAATATGTAACCTTCACGCTGGAGAAGCTTATGCCATGCAAAACTTGACAAAGACAGATCGCCTGGGACTCTTGATTGCAGGAAA GGTCAGCGTGCTGACAGACCATCATTTTTTACATTACATACATCCCCGTGAGTTTCTTGATTCCCCTGAATTTGAGTCTACTCGGCCAGGTGTTGATGACAAATTTAAG GTGTCCATACTGGCTGTGACTCCTTGTCGATACCTGTTCTGGCAGCGCTCCAACCTGGAGTACTTGCTCATCAAGGAACCTCAGCTTGCAACGGTTGTGTCACTGCTGATCGCTAGAGACATCACTTCCAAGCTGTATGCTATGAACGAAAAG ATAGTCACAGAGAAGGGATCACATCTAGATATTCGCCTTCCAAGTGTGACTGGCTCAATGACTTATCGTGGACAGCTGTCATCACCGAGTCAAGGAAACTCGATCACTTGTTCTCCTGTGAATGCTTACAAGTACAATGAAG TATACACAAGTCAACAGACACTTGTGCGAGAAACCAAGAAGAGACTTAGAAGATCTCGTAAGTGGCAAGCATCATCTGAATAA